Genomic window (Ostrea edulis chromosome 9, xbOstEdul1.1, whole genome shotgun sequence):
AACCTATATATATCACACATTGTTATAACAAACATCACATTGTAATAACTAAACTATATATATCACACATTGTTATAACTAACCTATATATCACACGATGCAATAactaacatatatatatatatatatatatatatatatatatatatatatatatatcacatatcatAATAACCAATATTCAGATTTCAAAACAATTACATACTGTATACACTGTTGAAAGAAATACATGTGGTTTTTTGTTAATTTGACGACTAGACATGACATTGACAGCTCAATCTTTTTGCTCAGTAAATTCcatcatattttgattttctgGACTGTCTGAATTTTCAACGTTTTCCTTTTTGTTCATCATTCTCCGCCCTAAAGGCTCCATTAATATAATAACCGTGGCCATTACAGCGGAAGCTCCCATATAGTAGAAAGAAGTCAGATAGGATCCGGTGTGATCTCGTAACTTACCTACAAGTAAAGAAGGGACACATCAATAAGATGTTGAGTATTTGCTGTAGTATTAGCCAGTTTCCGTACATAAACTGACAGTCTATACTTCATGTAAGAATGAGAATATGAGTTCTAGTAGATGGGTCAGTACCTATAAGAATAAGACATACAagatacacacacaaaaaaagacACCAAAAATATTCCGATTTAGCCCTACTGAATATCATTTCTTTATAGATCTAGGGTGGAATTCTGAGACAAAAACGGCAAATCTCTTGGATAAAAGTGGCGGCAGAAGCGCCAGATTTATTGGAATAACTCTTCTATGAAAGCCGACGCCATATTTCTTAGTTGAAGACAAAAATGCCGAATCTGATGATCTTGGGAGAAAGTTGGTGACAGTAGGCACCACATCTTGTAACTGAAGAGGTTCAATGAATCTCCTTAAAGAGTATCTTGTTTTAAAGCCAGCGTTTTTTTTTCGCTGCATCTAATACATTCTGCAGGAGGTTTGGCGCTTTTTTTCGCCACATGGTGCATAATAAAACATTGTGATGAAATTTATACTGCTTTTCACGACTTCTTACATAGACTATTAGCCAGAACAGAAGCGTGAAAGGGGATTGGGGGTGATATTATACCAAGCGTTTATATAATGCATGGGTATAATTATGTGTTACACGTACCTATAATCACTGTTGCCAGAGCAATGGAGGAACCCATTGTAAGAGTGACGGTGGTAAGACCATGACGCAGGTTCTCTAATCCTAAGAAATCCACAATTATAACCGGATATAATGAAAAGTACACTTGACCAAATATACCataaattacacaaaatataatcaaagtagGGAAGTTAGTGTAAAATTGCACAAAGAGACAAGACAATCCATTCATTAACATGGTTATTGCTAAAATTTGGTGTCTCTTCAGAGTTTTGCTGTCGGCAATGAAAGTCAATCCAATTCTACCGAGAACGTCACTCGCAGCGGAAATGGTAACCAATAGAGCTACGTTCTCATCGCTTATTTCGCAGTCACGTGCAAATGGAGGTATGTAACTGATAGGTAAAGCAGTAGTTGGCGCATACAGCACAGAACTCAGCGTAAAAATGTAGAATAATGGATTTTTAAACagagaaaaattgaaaatttcgtGCGAATTTCGGCCTCTCTCTTTTGCCCGGCATTGAGAGTATGCCTCCCCTCTCTCTGTTGAGGGCAACCAACCCATAGGCTGAAGAGATGATGAAATCTTGAGTTTTCCAAAACCCTCTTGTAAGTCATGCACACTGGTGGCTGTTCTTTGAGTAAGGTTTGAAACTTTAGTACATTCTGTTAAGTTTTCCGACTGAGTTCTTCTTCTTCCAGCTACCGGACGAATCTGGTATCCATATGTTTTGAAGTTTGGAAGAGTATGCGTGcggtttaatttttcatacgAATCAGTCTGTTTGGTTTCTTCATCAGTTGCACAGCCAATATTACCATCGTCTTTGACCAATGTGATAgcattatcttcatctttttctGGTGGCAAGGGTCTCAATAATGCCCCACAAACAATGACTTGAAACATGATGCCACTAACTATTAATAGAGTTCCTGCTAGTCCATAAAAGTCCAGAgagattttcaataaaatggGCCAAATTAATCCGCCTGCGCTACCTCCGATGTTAGCTACACTGTTGGCTAAACCTCTCCTCTTCTCAAAAGAGTTCGTCAGAATCAGCGTCATTGAAAGGTGTGTCATCGCAGCACCCATACCTATATAATACAATTATTGTAAAATGAGATTATCTAAACTttccaattttttattttgtctttgatatctctacCAATGGTAAagataaccatttcctcatgaatgcgttgcagttgtaaataatgtgcgtatgaatacagataaatatggtacatgtatgtctattttaacaaCTGGAAATTATGACAGAAAAGAAagcaaaatgtaaatataagaaatgaatttcatttcataaaataaCCACAACACTAACACGTTTCATAAAGTAAAAAGAATCTGCCAGAAGACATTGTGTCTAGAAGGTTAGGGTTGGACCTATAAAATAAAACTGCAAGAAGGCATCGTGGACTTAGTGAAAGATAAGCCGGTGTTTGACAATCgacaaaaatgcaaattatAGTGAACTGCAGAATATAAAGGGCTGTACCTCACACACATTGTTTATGTTCATAGAGCCAACAGCTCGCTCTGTCCACCAGCGCCCATTCTCTAGTTTAGATACCAtgaggaataaaaaaaaaaaacgcgcATAGAGACAGTCAACATTCTCTCAAATCGAATAATTGTATCGTTCTCAAAACCTCATCCATAAAGTATCAGGTGCCCAGAAATATAGGTCCTGAATAGGGTTACATTTTCACATTCCTTCACTAAGAggtttgcttttttttttttttttttttttttttttttttttttttatcttagaGCTCTTTGATTCTTTCtttaacgtctccatatgagtgaaaaattctcgaacgagacgttaagcaagatacaatcaaaatcaatcaatctttgatTCTTTCACAATGAGGATCTGAGAACTCTTTGATTCTTTCATAATGAGGATCTGAGAGCTCTTTGATTCCTTAACAACGAATATCTGAGAACTCTTTGATTCTTTCACAACGAGGACCTGAGAGCTCTTTGATTCTTTCACAATGAGAATCCGAGAGCTCTTTGATTCTTTTACATTGAGGTTTCAATGTATTCATTTTGGGAGCTCTTTGATTCAGGAGTGatcaacagtctcgtttcatagcgatctagtttgccaatacaacctatcattgggtcaaatgctgtctgacgtatttcataccgatgttaggccattcttggcacactgattttgacttcggataactctgtttacctgatcaagatataggcacctgatccccgcctctggtgtgtccaggggtcagtgtttgctcaactctctattttgtattgcttataagagttatgaaattgatcactgttcgttatcttcacctttcatctatcaAATATAACGGATGGTAGTGCTTCTAACTTTTGAATTTATGTGGTGCTAGCggtgtatatttacattcactgaatcttttctcttatatttctattataaTTGCTTTCATTTGCGACAATGAATGCTTGTTTGTTGCAAAATAGTTCGATATGGGTTTTTAGAACcacctgtctgtgtaatcattaccaaatatggagcgtcatcaaggtcaaagggtggaTTGACTGTTTACATAACGAATgagtcaaccatatgatattttagtacttaaatctagtttatttttttaaaaaacaatacatacaaatataaatatcagggatcgaaattaacatatgcccgtcagacTGTGACCGGTTAAGTCTGgctgactgactgacatttgttttagtcagtccgatgagactggttaattttctaaagcatcatttggaaaatatactCATGAAATTTACGcatttggcatgctttgatATGAAGACCTATCAGACAaatctgatttttaaaatataaatcccacatttaagtgttacaatctTGTTTTAGACATATTGAGctaaattaataacattaatgaaatatgtttaattatttctggaaaactctgttggactggtaaatttttcagcagactggttgaaattataccccatcagtccggctggactggtgccataaaaaaagttagcttcaagtcctgaatataaacaatgaaatgtctttctttgttgtttcatcgggtgatgaaggaagcaatcattgcagaattttgtttttacataacCCGCTTCAAGCAAggtaccttcatcacccgatgaaacaacaaagaacgCATTTTATTGTATAGATATACGTGGTGTTGGGATATCGATACAAGTGAATTTCATTGTAAATGGTCGTAAAATCGTTAAAATCTCCCGTTCtcatatttctttcttttggaAATTGAGTAAGGTATCTTTTCTATGTTCCTGGGGATAACACGAATGTATCTATTCCATCAATCAACCCTTTGCCTCCGTAAGTCACGGATGGGTTGCCCTATATACAGATCCATAGGACCTTTCCCGATACAGGGTCTACTAACTCAGACTCTTGTAGCAGTTGTTCTCTAGTAAATGGACCTCTAAGATATTGTTGATCCTGCGACAATCGTTTTGAAGGGGTGTAAAACGTAAATTTCTCCTGTATTTTCGGGCACAGGTATATCATAAGAAGTGAAATACGGGAGGATGAATGTAATCTGGAAAAGAAGGGGATACGCTTCATTGAGTTGAGGATATATTCTAGTCCTTCCATGACCGATTGGTCTATTACTCTACGATGGCGAGAAAATTCCCACTGGCAGAAATAACAAACTGTAAACTGCTTTCCACTTTAACACAAAACGAGGATGTGTTTTTAAATTCGGTACTTTATATCATTATAccttcatgtaaaatactcgaatctatttggtcgagaagcatttgaaaaacatatttttaccctatgagaacagaaagcacgcgctccagggtgatagtatctagcaacgggtaacagtacttggcaacaggtgatattataaaagattatcacatgcgtcaaatttatgcgcatacggttcgccgtagattgttagacgacgtcgtttgacaCGAATACCCGCATAtcgatgcaaggtgaagataacgaacagtgatcaatctcataactcctataagcaatacaaaatagatagttgggcaaacacggacccctggacacaccagaggcgggatcaggtgcctaggaggagtaagcatctcctgttgaccggtcacacccgccgtgagccctatatcctgatcaggtaaacggagttatccgcagtcaaaatcaatgtgccaagaacggcttaacaatcggtatgaaacacgtcagacagcatttgacccaaatgcgaggttgtactgacgaagttgCATTAGCAAAACACGAAGTCCAAGTGATTTCTCATAATAAGTTgttacgtatgaaggtatatcgcagaTTAATGACCGCGAcgttcctttgatctttgcaataatcGGGGTAGAATGGTTCTTCGATGTGtgttttttttgaaaatagcATTATTACACTAAATGTGACtgacattttaaatttcaattcttcAAGCCAGTTTTAAGAGCATTTCAATATCATAATATATTCATTTACCGATAaggtttatatatacataactaAAGCGTtcctaaacgtcttcgtgtatcttttaaatctttttaaCTATATTTTTATCGATCATTACGAAAAGTAATtattatttatctatctatttatctatctttctatatatatatatattacatgctTATATATGACTGTTAAAACTGGTAAATGTGGCAAATATAAGAGGTACAGATTTTGAAAGGTTGTacttttaagaacacatttcatttttgagagTACATGAGGGTATGGATTGCGACACTTCACGCCTCAATACTTCATGAGTATGCCAGCACTTCATATCATCATGcttgtttttcaaattgaaatttattttggatatttacattctactttcattttcattagAATAGGTGACTATATTTAAGATTCAtgcgcacattgttcacaactgcagcacattcatgaggaGATGGTTATCATTGCAAttgttaaaaatatgaaaagcaaaaacattggaaatgtaaatatttcgatattaATTAATGTATATGGATAAATAAAAAAAGCTTTACAGCCCGTTTTTCAAAGCGCCTATAAtgttttcaaataatttacCTATTGAAGGCCTGATCCTatgatatgtaaatatatacatgtaaggcGTATCTCTGTAATATGGTGGTGATGGAGCGAAAGTTACAGAGTATTCATACTTACCAAAAATGAATCCTTGTGTTGCCATCAGGACTGCCACATTAGGAGCGAATGCGTTGCCAATTTGTGATGCTGCCGACAAAAAAGCGCCGTACATAACCAATTCGCGCTCAGTGAAAAATCTGGTTCCTATCCCCAAAACAACCATCGCTGAAAAAGACACCAAAGGTATAAATCAGCATGACGCCATTGTATGATGCGGAGGTAAATTGAGCTTTTGGTTTGTTAAAGAAAATGAGTCagattcaaatatttttctgaATGGATGGATTGTACAAATTAAGTTGTAAGGAAATTATTACTCTCGTTTCATGCTTAACATAAGACAAGATATcgttcaaaatatgaaagaggAATCGAAATTTCCGCACAAGTAATGCTGCTACTGATTGTTTGAATGGAGATCACCATGGAAACCTCAGAGGAAGTTGCGTCATATTTCTTCAAATAAGCCACGAAGAATATTCCAAAACTTTTCATGAAGCCGACAAATACAAAGAACTGCAACGTCGATgctaaaataagaaaaataaaccCAAATAGGAATTAACTGAAAAACTACATAACCTTGTACAAGTAGTTCACTAACTTAATATTGCAGACagatttttatgtacatgtacgtacatgtaatagatcaatgaaaataaaacgaTATATGCAATTATACTTAATAAAAGAACTAACCAGCCAAAACGACCCAGGCccatcccctgtcgattggTCGTTTCTCCAAGGACGGCATCAATTATCTTATATctgatatagaaaaaaaaaataatttaaaaaaatgattatttgataaattgaaaGCAGTGCTAAATGACCAAACACGATGAATGTGGGTATGATTGAACCAAAGAATGATAACAGTTACAGTATAATGATTCAGATGAAATTGTGGTTGGTTGGtttcttgtttaacgtcccgttcGAGAacttttctctcatatggagacgtcgtcatttccagtgaagggctgcaaaatttaggcctacactcgacgtttacggcctttgagcagggagtgatctttaccgtgccacacctgctgtgacaaagGACATcattttttgcggtctcatccgaaggaccgctccaatTAGTCGCcgcttacgacaagcaaagggtactgaggacctattctaacccggatccccacaggatgaTAAAATTGTGGATTCTTGAATggaaatcaggtcaaggtcaacgaTGAATCATCTGTTTACGGGAGGTAACGTTACGGTCAGAACAACATGAAGGAATAAATTTTATATTCTGTGAGTGTTTGTAAGATGAACTGCATCAGTAAAAATCATTCAAaagaacaagtgaagataacggagagagattaatgaaaggtgaagaaaaagaatagtgatcaatctcataaattctataaagagtACAAGATTCAGAGTAGGGCACacatggactcctggacataccagatgttttatgtttacatgtttcaTTACCTCACTATCAACATGGTATTAACGTTGTCAGTTTCGGTGGAAACAAGCTTTTGTGCCGATAATTTTCAGTTCATTTTTTGTGCATGCGCAGTAAATTGGTTTTCCATTAACTATGTCAAACTGTGACTGGCttttatttggaaatattttttttccaaatatcaCC
Coding sequences:
- the LOC125657740 gene encoding monocarboxylate transporter 12-like, with the protein product MPSLEKRPIDRGWAWVVLAASTLQFFVFVGFMKSFGIFFVAYLKKYDATSSEVSMVISIQTISSSITSMVVLGIGTRFFTERELVMYGAFLSAASQIGNAFAPNVAVLMATQGFIFGMGAAMTHLSMTLILTNSFEKRRGLANSVANIGGSAGGLIWPILLKISLDFYGLAGTLLIVSGIMFQVIVCGALLRPLPPEKDEDNAITLVKDDGNIGCATDEETKQTDSYEKLNRTHTLPNFKTYGYQIRPVAGRRRTQSENLTECTKVSNLTQRTATSVHDLQEGFGKLKISSSLQPMGWLPSTERGEAYSQCRAKERGRNSHEIFNFSLFKNPLFYIFTLSSVLYAPTTALPISYIPPFARDCEISDENVALLVTISAASDVLGRIGLTFIADSKTLKRHQILAITMLMNGLSCLFVQFYTNFPTLIIFCVIYGIFGQVYFSLYPVIIVDFLGLENLRHGLTTVTLTMGSSIALATVIIGKLRDHTGSYLTSFYYMGASAVMATVIILMEPLGRRMMNKKENVENSDSPENQNMMEFTEQKD